In Pyrus communis chromosome 8, drPyrComm1.1, whole genome shotgun sequence, one genomic interval encodes:
- the LOC137742433 gene encoding F-box/kelch-repeat protein At1g55270-like, producing MDQNTEQSSNAQRGFRVQAPLVDSVSCYCKVDAGLKTVAGARKFVPGSKICIQPDINPNAHRGKNLRRERTRIQPPLLPGLPDDLAIACLIRVPRVEHRKLRLVCKRWYRLLAGNFFYSLRKSLGMAEEWVYVIKRDRDGRISWHAFDPTYQLWQPLPPVPGEYSAALGFGCAVLSGCHLYLFGGKDPLKGSMRRVIFYSARTNKWHRAPDMLRKRHFFGSCVINNCLYVAGGECEGIQRTLRSAEIYDPNKNRWSFISDMSTAMVPFIGVVHDGMWFLKGLGSHREVMSEAYTPEANTWTPISDGMVAGWRNPSISLNGQLYALDCRDGCKLRVYDRVSDSWIKFIDSKLHLGSSRALEAAALVPLNGKLCIIRNNMSISLVDVSSPDKHVESNPQLWENIAGKGHFRTLVSNLWSSIAGRTGLKSHIVHCQVLQA from the exons ATGGACCAGAACACTGAACAGTCTTCCAATGCTCAGAGGGGCTTCAGAGTTCAAGCTCCACTG GTTGACTCCGTATCATGCTATTGTAAAGTAGATGCGGGCTTAAAAACAGTTGCAGGAGCAAGAAAGTTTGTCCCAGGATCAAAAATTTGCATCCAGCCTGATATCAATCCTAATGCGCACAGGGGAAAAAACTTGCGCAGGGAAAGGACGAGAATCCAGCCACCCCTCCTGCCTGGTCTACCTGATGATCTTGCAATTGCTTGTTTAATCAGAGTACCCCGTGTTGAACATAGAAAACTCCGTCTAGTTTGCAAAAGGTGGTATCGCCTTCTAGCTGGAAACTTCTTTTATTCGCTTAGAAAAAGTCTTGGAATGGCAGAAGAATGGGTTTATGTTATCAAAAGAGACCGTGATGGAAGGATCTCTTGGCATGCTTTTGATCCTACATACCAGCTCTGGCAGCCGCTTCCACCCGTTCCTGGTGAGTATTCTGCCGCGCTTGGTTTTGGTTGTGCTGTCCTTAGCGGTTGTCACCTGTACTTGTTTGGAGGAAAAGATCCATTGAAGGGATCTATGAGAAGGGTTATTTTTTACAGTGCTCGGACAAATAAATGGCACAGGGCACCAGATATGCTTCGGAAACGCCATTTCTTTGGCTCTTGTGTTATTAATAATTGTCTTTATGTAGCCGGTGGGGAGTGTGAAGGAATTCAAAGGACTCTTCGTTCTGCTGAAATTTATGATCCGAACAAAAATCGGTGGAGCTTTATTTCCGATATGAGCACAGCTATGGTGCCCTTTATTGGGGTGGTTCATGATGGAATGTGGTTCCTAAAAGGACTTGGGTCACACCGTGAGGTAATGAGTGAAGCCTATACTCCCGAAGCCAATACCTGGACCCCTATTAGTGACGGGATGGTTGCTGGGTGGCGCAACCCGAGTATTTCTTTAAATGGGCAGCTCTATGCTCTGGACTGCCGTGATGGGTGCAAGCTTAGGGTCTATGATCGAGTATCAGATTCATGGATCAAATTTATAGATAGCAAGCTTCATCTAGGGAGTTCTCGTGCTTTGGAGGCTGCTGCACTTGTTCCCCTTAACGGGAAGCTTTGCATTATTCGTAATAACATGAGCATCAGTTTAGTTGATGTTTCAAGTCCGGATAAACATGTCGAAAGCAACCCTCAGCTTTGGGAAAATATCGCCGGTAAAGGTCATTTCAGAACTCTGGTCTCCAATTTATGGTCAAGTATAGCAGGCCGAACTGGTTTGAAGAGTCACATTGTACACTGTCAAGTGCTCCAAGCATGA